One Bosea sp. 685 DNA segment encodes these proteins:
- the cueR gene encoding Cu(I)-responsive transcriptional regulator produces MNIGQAAKASNVTAKMIRYYESIGLITAPVRTQANYRVYANDDVHALRFVKRARNLGFSIEEVRELLALWRDKSRASADVKSVAMKHVQDLETKISELQAMARTLSHLARTCHGDGRPDCPILADLADPAASLAPVPGKPKRKARHEADCACHEEAALPV; encoded by the coding sequence ATGAACATCGGACAAGCCGCCAAGGCCTCGAACGTGACCGCCAAGATGATCCGCTATTACGAGAGCATCGGGCTGATCACCGCGCCGGTCCGCACCCAGGCCAATTACCGCGTCTATGCCAATGACGACGTCCATGCGCTGCGCTTCGTCAAGCGGGCGCGGAATCTGGGCTTCTCGATCGAGGAGGTGCGCGAGCTGCTGGCGCTCTGGCGCGACAAGAGCCGCGCCAGCGCCGATGTGAAAAGCGTCGCGATGAAGCATGTCCAGGATCTCGAAACCAAGATCTCCGAGCTTCAGGCGATGGCGCGCACGCTCTCGCATCTCGCCCGGACCTGCCATGGCGACGGGCGCCCGGACTGCCCGATCCTGGCCGATCTCGCCGACCCGGCCGCGTCGCTCGCGCCCGTGCCCGGCAAGCCCAAGCGCAAGGCGCGGCATGAAGCCGACTGCGCCTGCCACGAGGAGGCGGCGCTGCCTGTCTAG
- a CDS encoding heavy metal translocating P-type ATPase gives MSTDTVLKTTAGRSTQLDIPVGGMSCASCVGRVERAVAAVEGVESVAVNLATERAHVVLSSVKVDPAAIGAAIRKAGYEPSENTVDLSVAGMSCASCVGRVEKALKAVPGVLDANVNLATERAFVRVLGGADIASRLAAAATAAGYAAEPIQAGIDMADRERQAREIEQTSLRRAVIAAAIATLPLLVFEMGMHLSETLHHVLAGKVGEFNIKVISFLLASFVQFGPGLRFLRKGWPALLRGAPDMNSLVMLGTSAAYLYSTVATFAPDWLPDGTDYTYFEAGAVIVTLILTGRWFEARAKGQTSEAIRRLMSLQAKSARVLRDGAEIDVAIETVVPGDIVIVRPGERIPVDGEVLEGLSYVDEAMITGEPIPARKESGATVTGGTVNGTGAFRFTARKVGADTLLAQIVRTVEAAQGSKLPIQALVDKVTMWFVPAVIALALLTFAAWLVFGPSPAFAFALVNAVAVLIIACPCAMGLATPTSIMVGTGKGAELGILFRQGEALQSLKDARIVALDKTGTLTKGRPELTDLSAAPGFAEDEVLRLVASVEARSEHPVAEAIVAAARLRGFALAEPAEFAAEPGFGVKAKVEGRAIEVGADRLMRRLGLDLAAFADQAGRLAAAGKTPLYAAIDGKLAAIIAVADPIKETTPAAIAALHALGLRVVMITGDNKGTANAIAARLGIDEVVAEVLPTGKSEVVKSLQAGGVKVAFVGDGINDAPALAQADVGLAIGTGTDIAIESADVVLMSGDLNGVAKAIALSQATIANIRQNLAWAFGYNIVLIPVAAGALYPAFGILMSPMFAGLAMALSSVSVLTNALRLRRFGGVAATASARSPAAKLAPAE, from the coding sequence ATGTCGACTGATACGGTTCTGAAAACAACGGCTGGGCGCAGCACGCAGCTCGACATTCCCGTCGGCGGCATGAGCTGCGCCTCCTGCGTCGGCCGGGTCGAGCGCGCGGTCGCGGCCGTGGAGGGTGTGGAGTCGGTCGCGGTCAATCTCGCGACCGAACGCGCCCATGTCGTCCTGTCCTCAGTGAAGGTCGATCCTGCGGCCATCGGCGCGGCCATTCGCAAGGCTGGCTACGAGCCGTCCGAGAACACGGTCGATCTGAGCGTCGCCGGCATGAGCTGCGCCTCCTGCGTCGGCCGGGTCGAGAAGGCGCTGAAGGCTGTGCCCGGCGTTCTCGATGCGAATGTCAATCTGGCGACCGAACGGGCTTTTGTGCGCGTTCTGGGGGGAGCGGACATCGCGTCCCGGCTCGCGGCTGCGGCGACGGCTGCCGGCTATGCCGCCGAGCCCATCCAGGCCGGCATTGATATGGCCGATCGCGAGCGCCAGGCGCGCGAGATCGAGCAGACGAGCCTGCGTCGTGCCGTCATCGCGGCGGCCATCGCCACCCTGCCATTGCTCGTCTTCGAGATGGGGATGCATCTCTCGGAGACGCTGCATCATGTCCTGGCGGGGAAGGTCGGCGAGTTCAACATCAAGGTGATCTCGTTCCTGCTCGCGAGCTTCGTGCAGTTCGGCCCGGGCCTGCGCTTCCTGCGCAAGGGCTGGCCGGCGCTGCTGCGCGGCGCACCCGACATGAATTCGCTGGTGATGCTGGGCACCAGCGCGGCCTATCTCTATTCGACCGTGGCGACCTTCGCACCGGACTGGCTGCCTGACGGCACGGACTACACCTATTTCGAGGCCGGTGCGGTCATCGTCACGCTGATCCTGACCGGGCGCTGGTTCGAGGCGCGCGCCAAGGGCCAGACCAGCGAGGCCATTCGCCGCCTGATGTCGCTGCAGGCGAAATCCGCCCGCGTGCTGCGCGATGGCGCCGAGATCGATGTCGCGATCGAGACCGTGGTGCCTGGCGACATCGTCATTGTGCGACCCGGCGAGCGTATCCCGGTCGATGGCGAGGTCCTTGAGGGCCTCTCCTATGTCGATGAGGCGATGATCACCGGCGAGCCGATCCCGGCCCGCAAGGAGTCGGGCGCGACTGTGACCGGCGGCACCGTGAACGGAACCGGCGCGTTCCGCTTCACCGCGCGCAAGGTCGGCGCCGACACGCTGCTCGCCCAGATCGTGCGCACCGTCGAGGCCGCGCAAGGCTCGAAGCTGCCGATCCAGGCGCTCGTCGACAAGGTGACGATGTGGTTCGTGCCCGCCGTCATCGCATTGGCGCTGCTGACCTTCGCCGCCTGGCTGGTTTTCGGTCCAAGCCCCGCTTTCGCCTTCGCGCTGGTCAACGCGGTCGCGGTCCTGATCATCGCCTGCCCCTGCGCGATGGGGCTGGCGACGCCGACCTCGATCATGGTCGGCACCGGCAAGGGGGCGGAGTTGGGCATCCTGTTCCGCCAAGGCGAGGCGCTGCAATCGCTGAAGGACGCCAGGATCGTGGCGCTGGACAAGACCGGCACGCTGACCAAGGGGCGGCCCGAATTGACCGATCTTTCGGCCGCGCCGGGCTTTGCGGAGGACGAGGTGCTGCGTCTGGTTGCCTCGGTCGAGGCGCGCTCCGAGCATCCAGTCGCCGAAGCGATCGTCGCGGCGGCCCGCTTGCGCGGGTTTGCGCTGGCGGAACCGGCAGAATTCGCCGCCGAGCCCGGCTTCGGCGTCAAGGCCAAGGTCGAGGGCCGGGCGATCGAGGTCGGCGCCGACCGCCTGATGCGCCGCCTGGGCCTGGATCTCGCCGCCTTCGCCGATCAGGCTGGGCGCTTGGCCGCTGCGGGCAAGACGCCGCTCTATGCCGCGATCGACGGAAAGCTCGCCGCGATCATCGCCGTTGCCGACCCGATCAAGGAGACCACGCCCGCGGCCATCGCCGCGCTGCACGCGCTTGGCCTGCGCGTCGTGATGATCACCGGCGACAACAAGGGCACGGCCAACGCCATCGCCGCGCGGCTCGGCATCGACGAGGTCGTGGCGGAGGTCCTGCCGACGGGCAAGTCCGAAGTCGTCAAGAGCCTCCAGGCCGGCGGCGTCAAGGTCGCCTTCGTCGGCGACGGCATCAATGACGCGCCTGCCTTGGCCCAGGCCGATGTCGGCCTCGCCATCGGCACGGGCACCGATATCGCCATCGAGAGCGCCGATGTCGTCCTGATGTCGGGCGATCTCAACGGCGTCGCCAAGGCGATCGCTCTGTCGCAGGCGACAATCGCCAATATCCGCCAGAACCTGGCCTGGGCCTTCGGCTACAACATCGTGCTGATCCCGGTCGCGGCAGGTGCGCTCTATCCGGCCTTCGGCATCCTGATGTCGCCGATGTTCGCAGGCCTCGCCATGGCGCTGTCGAGCGTCAGCGTATTGACCAATGCGCTACGGCTCAGGCGCTTCGGCGGCGTCGCAGCCACGGCATCGGCACGAAGCCCCGCAGCAAAGCTCGCGCCGGCCGAGTGA
- a CDS encoding metal-sensing transcriptional repressor, whose protein sequence is MKNEPHEKIHHHRHPEIITRLKRAEGHLRSTIEMVVNVRSCLEIAQQLQAVENAVANARKILIQEHIDHCLEEAAGHIPTDARELLKEFKAVTKFL, encoded by the coding sequence ATGAAAAACGAACCGCACGAAAAAATCCATCACCACCGCCATCCGGAGATCATCACCCGGCTGAAGCGGGCCGAGGGCCATCTGCGCTCGACGATCGAGATGGTGGTGAATGTGCGCTCATGCCTGGAGATCGCGCAGCAATTGCAGGCGGTCGAAAACGCCGTCGCCAATGCGCGCAAGATCCTGATCCAGGAGCATATCGACCACTGCCTGGAAGAGGCGGCCGGTCACATCCCCACAGATGCGCGCGAGCTCCTGAAGGAGTTCAAGGCGGTCACGAAATTCCTCTGA
- a CDS encoding GNAT family N-acetyltransferase, producing MADAPHGLTLAVLPDDSGEQHKAARQFCLDVIKEFYGFDYRVDWHADLDSLTQGPEQSWFSQRNRGAFWTLSAPDGSLVAAAGLYCLTFKPRLAAAFATRYPDPEQVTQLVRVYIRKDQRGRQIGRWLNAYAEAEARRLGFATLYLHANADTAATIGFWRGRGYAEIASDEATTHFGKSLSNTPA from the coding sequence ATGGCTGATGCTCCTCATGGCTTGACGCTCGCTGTGCTGCCCGACGATTCCGGCGAGCAGCATAAGGCCGCGCGCCAGTTCTGCCTCGACGTGATCAAGGAATTCTACGGCTTCGACTATCGGGTCGACTGGCATGCCGACCTCGACTCGCTGACGCAGGGGCCGGAGCAATCCTGGTTCAGTCAGCGCAACCGTGGTGCATTCTGGACATTGAGCGCCCCGGACGGGTCGCTCGTTGCGGCGGCCGGCCTGTATTGCCTGACATTCAAGCCGCGCTTGGCGGCAGCTTTCGCCACGCGCTATCCTGACCCGGAACAGGTCACGCAGCTCGTCCGCGTCTATATCCGCAAGGACCAGCGCGGCCGCCAGATCGGACGCTGGCTCAACGCCTACGCCGAAGCCGAAGCCAGGCGCCTGGGCTTTGCGACCCTCTATTTGCATGCCAACGCCGACACCGCGGCGACGATCGGCTTCTGGCGGGGACGCGGCTATGCCGAGATCGCCAGCGACGAGGCCACAACCCATTTCGGCAAGAGCTTGTCGAACACACCAGCTTGA
- a CDS encoding nickel/cobalt efflux protein RcnA: MPSFTELLAQGAGNAWLFIPSAILLGALHGLEPGHSKTMMAAFIVAVRGTVFQAVLLGLAATFSHTLVVWAVALGGMYIFKGLDPETTEPYFQLASAVIIIGIASWMFWRTWQDQQRAKQYAREVAAYEKNKAKTALSHRVDTGHGFMSLEIPPEKPAHFRLTVISGDKWAGEYIKITTERPDGTSQVFSFLDRDGYMESAETIAEPYDFMVRLSLDHGDHEHDYDVSFLQGTAGTDPLHSQEKGLAIASDGYMDAHELSHANDIRKRFTNREVTTWQIVMFGLTGGLIPCPAAITVLLLCVQIKQFTLGAVLVLCFSIGLAITLVTVGAVAAISVRQATKRVSWLSAVAGRAPYFSSALIVLVGLYTGYHGWTGLQAQHQAPAAQSTPAAQPKAG; the protein is encoded by the coding sequence GTGCCGTCATTCACCGAACTGCTGGCCCAGGGGGCCGGCAATGCCTGGCTGTTCATCCCGAGCGCGATCCTGCTCGGCGCGCTTCACGGCCTCGAGCCGGGCCATTCCAAGACGATGATGGCGGCTTTCATCGTCGCCGTGCGCGGCACCGTGTTCCAGGCCGTGCTGCTCGGGCTCGCCGCCACCTTTTCGCATACGCTCGTCGTCTGGGCGGTGGCTCTGGGAGGCATGTACATCTTCAAGGGCCTCGATCCCGAGACCACGGAGCCCTATTTCCAACTCGCCTCGGCGGTCATCATCATCGGCATCGCCTCCTGGATGTTCTGGCGAACCTGGCAGGACCAGCAGCGCGCCAAGCAATATGCGCGTGAGGTCGCAGCCTATGAGAAGAACAAGGCCAAGACTGCGCTGTCGCACCGCGTCGACACCGGCCACGGCTTCATGTCGCTGGAGATCCCACCGGAGAAGCCGGCGCATTTCCGCCTGACCGTCATCAGCGGCGACAAATGGGCCGGCGAATACATCAAGATCACCACCGAGCGCCCCGACGGCACGAGCCAGGTCTTCAGCTTCCTCGATCGCGACGGCTATATGGAATCGGCCGAGACGATCGCCGAACCCTATGATTTCATGGTGCGGCTCAGCCTCGACCATGGCGACCACGAGCATGATTACGACGTCTCGTTCCTCCAGGGCACGGCGGGCACCGATCCCCTGCACAGCCAGGAGAAGGGCCTCGCTATCGCCAGCGACGGCTATATGGACGCGCACGAGCTCTCCCATGCCAACGACATCCGCAAGCGGTTCACCAATCGCGAGGTGACGACCTGGCAGATCGTGATGTTCGGCCTGACCGGGGGCCTGATCCCCTGCCCGGCCGCGATCACGGTCCTGCTGCTCTGCGTCCAGATCAAGCAGTTCACGCTCGGCGCGGTTCTCGTGCTGTGCTTCTCGATCGGACTTGCGATCACGCTGGTCACGGTCGGAGCGGTCGCCGCCATCAGCGTCCGGCAAGCGACGAAGCGGGTGAGCTGGCTCTCGGCGGTGGCCGGCCGCGCGCCGTATTTCTCCAGCGCGCTGATCGTCCTCGTCGGGCTCTATACCGGCTATCACGGCTGGACCGGACTGCAGGCGCAGCATCAAGCTCCGGCCGCGCAGAGCACGCCGGCCGCCCAGCCAAAGGCAGGCTAA
- a CDS encoding ABC transporter ATP-binding protein, with amino-acid sequence MPLRRCLPWSTAHERDIFRPSFSEGGGALQHEPPAFVVVDDLVKTYPVAGWGPGGRRVVNSVDHVSLSITEGEVLGLVGESGCGKSTIARLLVRMTAADSGSIRIAGKDVAQLRGHELLDFRKLAQLVFQDPFGALDPRMRLGHSLDAPLSAHGMGDRGQRRAIVLEMLREVGLDESFYDRVPGECSGGQLQRVVIARALILKPRFLVCDEPTSALDASMRTQILNLLLDLRKRFSLTLLMISHDLRVVRYLCDRIAVMYLGQIVEMAPRDELFERPRHPYTKALIAASMLEENGLYGAAALGGEPPSPINPPHGCRFHGRCPQAEPLCHAQPPELAPLGNGTLVRCHIAQREVAAAS; translated from the coding sequence ATGCCGCTCCGACGATGCCTGCCGTGGAGCACAGCGCATGAGCGCGACATCTTTCGCCCAAGCTTCAGCGAAGGGGGCGGGGCTTTGCAGCACGAGCCGCCGGCCTTCGTGGTCGTGGATGATCTCGTCAAGACCTATCCGGTTGCCGGCTGGGGGCCGGGCGGCCGGCGCGTGGTCAATTCGGTCGATCATGTCTCGCTGTCGATTACCGAGGGCGAAGTGCTCGGCCTCGTCGGCGAATCCGGTTGCGGCAAGAGCACGATCGCCCGTTTGCTGGTCCGGATGACCGCCGCCGACAGCGGCTCGATCAGGATCGCCGGCAAGGATGTCGCGCAGCTGCGCGGCCATGAATTGCTCGATTTCAGGAAGTTGGCGCAGCTCGTCTTCCAGGATCCGTTCGGCGCGCTCGACCCGCGCATGCGGCTCGGCCATAGCCTCGATGCTCCCTTAAGCGCGCATGGCATGGGCGATCGCGGCCAGCGTCGCGCCATCGTGCTGGAGATGCTGCGCGAGGTTGGGCTCGATGAGAGCTTCTATGACCGCGTGCCCGGCGAGTGTTCCGGCGGGCAGCTCCAGCGCGTCGTGATCGCGCGCGCGCTGATCCTGAAGCCGCGCTTTCTGGTCTGCGACGAGCCGACCTCGGCGCTCGATGCCTCGATGCGGACGCAGATCCTGAACCTGCTGCTCGATCTCAGGAAACGCTTCTCGCTGACCCTGCTGATGATCTCGCATGACCTGCGGGTCGTGCGCTATCTCTGCGACCGGATCGCGGTGATGTATCTCGGCCAGATCGTCGAGATGGCGCCGCGCGACGAGCTCTTCGAGCGGCCCCGCCACCCCTACACCAAGGCCCTGATCGCGGCCTCGATGCTGGAAGAGAACGGGCTTTACGGCGCGGCCGCGCTGGGCGGGGAGCCGCCGAGCCCGATCAACCCGCCGCATGGCTGCCGCTTCCACGGGCGCTGCCCCCAGGCCGAGCCGCTGTGCCACGCGCAGCCGCCGGAGCTGGCTCCGCTCGGGAACGGCACCCTGGTGCGCTGCCATATCGCGCAGCGCGAGGTCGCGGCCGCTTCCTGA
- a CDS encoding ABC transporter ATP-binding protein, with product MRPASGLQPAALRDAEPLLAIEGLRVRIGTGTRPVIDGLDLEIRRGEVVALVGESGSGKSLTALSVLRLLPPSAAITGGSVRFGGDDVGAMRPAALNALRGGRIGMIFQQPLAMLDPTCRVGDQVAESLRIHRGLSREAALERVVALFREVGIPAPETRLRCYAHELSGGMAQRVMIAAALSADPDLLIADEPTTALDVTVQAQILRLLDEQRRKRDMAVLLITHDLAVVSALSERVAVMYAGRLVEEGPTREVLNAPRHPYTKALIRCSLLQRDETGALISIPGGAASARDIASGCRFQPRCNVAATSEHAHACCSAEPSLECCSGQHKARCWSVNAAPTMPAVEHSA from the coding sequence ATGCGCCCGGCCTCCGGCCTGCAGCCGGCGGCGCTGCGCGACGCCGAGCCGCTGCTGGCGATCGAGGGGCTGCGGGTCAGGATCGGGACGGGGACCCGCCCCGTCATCGATGGCCTCGATCTTGAAATCAGGCGCGGCGAGGTCGTGGCGCTCGTCGGCGAATCCGGTTCGGGCAAGAGCCTCACCGCCCTGTCGGTGCTGCGGCTGCTGCCGCCCTCGGCTGCGATCACGGGCGGCTCGGTCCGCTTCGGTGGCGACGATGTCGGCGCGATGCGGCCCGCCGCCCTCAATGCGCTGCGGGGCGGGCGCATCGGCATGATCTTCCAGCAGCCGCTCGCCATGCTCGATCCGACCTGCCGCGTCGGCGATCAGGTCGCCGAGAGCCTGCGTATCCATCGCGGCCTCAGCCGGGAGGCCGCATTGGAGCGGGTCGTCGCGCTCTTCCGCGAGGTTGGCATTCCCGCGCCGGAGACGCGGCTGCGCTGCTATGCGCATGAGCTCTCGGGCGGCATGGCGCAGCGCGTGATGATCGCGGCCGCGCTCAGCGCCGATCCCGATTTGCTCATCGCCGACGAGCCGACGACGGCGCTCGACGTCACCGTCCAGGCCCAGATCCTGCGCCTGCTTGATGAGCAGCGCCGGAAGCGCGACATGGCGGTGCTTCTGATCACGCATGATCTTGCCGTAGTGTCGGCGCTCTCGGAGCGGGTCGCGGTGATGTATGCCGGCCGCCTCGTCGAGGAAGGACCGACGCGCGAGGTCCTGAACGCTCCGCGCCACCCCTATACCAAGGCGCTGATCCGCTGCTCCCTGTTGCAGCGGGACGAGACCGGCGCGCTGATCTCGATTCCCGGTGGCGCGGCTTCAGCACGCGACATCGCCAGCGGCTGCCGCTTCCAGCCCCGCTGCAACGTCGCGGCGACGTCCGAGCACGCGCATGCCTGCTGCAGTGCCGAGCCGAGCCTGGAATGCTGCAGCGGCCAGCACAAGGCGCGTTGCTGGAGTGTCAATGCCGCTCCGACGATGCCTGCCGTGGAGCACAGCGCATGA
- a CDS encoding ABC transporter permease, whose product MPDAMAAPLFDVANRAAARPSILRRALGFARQRHWVFSAGVVMFAIVLLLLCCAHWLTPYDPASQSLLQRLQGPSSRHWLGTDHLGRDQLSRLLVGGHFAIIIAAVTLVLSAVIGTVIGVISARQGGFVDEITMRIVDLLISFPDVVVAIFLIALMGPGYGTLIVALTVVSWTPFARLARGLAIEINAKSYIRAAEILGCSRRFIILRHIIPNAIRPLAAMGFLRFGHKLITVGGLSFIGLGVQPPHADWAAMMASSQPYLERAPLLVICPGLAIFLTALSVTWIGQGLETKRKTAGDQA is encoded by the coding sequence ATGCCTGACGCCATGGCCGCGCCGCTCTTCGATGTCGCGAACAGGGCTGCCGCGCGCCCGTCCATCCTGCGCCGCGCGCTAGGCTTCGCGCGCCAGCGGCACTGGGTCTTCTCCGCCGGCGTCGTGATGTTCGCCATCGTCCTGCTGCTGCTCTGCTGCGCGCATTGGCTGACGCCCTATGATCCTGCCTCGCAGAGCCTGCTGCAGCGCCTGCAGGGGCCGAGCAGCCGGCATTGGCTGGGCACGGACCATCTCGGCCGCGACCAGCTCAGCCGCCTCCTCGTCGGCGGCCATTTCGCGATCATCATCGCAGCTGTGACCCTGGTCCTGTCGGCGGTGATCGGCACGGTGATCGGCGTGATCAGCGCGCGCCAGGGCGGCTTCGTCGACGAGATCACGATGCGGATCGTCGATCTGCTGATCTCCTTTCCCGATGTCGTCGTGGCGATCTTCCTGATCGCGCTGATGGGGCCGGGCTATGGCACGCTGATCGTGGCGCTGACCGTGGTGAGCTGGACGCCCTTCGCCCGGCTGGCGCGCGGGCTCGCCATCGAGATCAATGCCAAATCCTATATCCGGGCGGCCGAGATCCTGGGCTGCTCGCGCCGCTTCATCATCCTGCGCCACATCATCCCCAACGCGATCCGGCCCCTGGCGGCGATGGGGTTCCTGCGCTTCGGCCACAAGCTCATCACCGTCGGCGGCCTGTCCTTCATCGGGCTCGGCGTCCAGCCGCCCCATGCCGACTGGGCGGCGATGATGGCGAGCTCCCAGCCCTATCTCGAGCGCGCCCCGCTGCTCGTCATCTGCCCCGGCCTGGCGATCTTCCTGACCGCTCTCAGCGTGACATGGATCGGCCAGGGCCTGGAGACCAAGCGCAAGACGGCGGGAGACCAGGCATGA
- a CDS encoding ABC transporter permease — translation MWLFVTRRLAVLLLTLLVVSVFAFLIPYLSDGDPALLVLRSRVADFQVDQAAVEALRHQLGLDRSLLAQYLGWLNAALHGDFGYSYTSRAPVIDQIGRSLLVSITLAMSALGIAIVIAVPLGTAAATRPGGPIDTAATFITQTLVAIPEYWMAPMGILVFALYLGWLPSAGWDGMSSLVLPAMVLALRPLAYFTRVTRAAMIDVLQAPYITAARSRGLGMTQTVLRHGVRNGAIPVVTLFALWLAGLLGGSVVVEVIFAIPGMGRLIYEAVINKDIPVLQASFVAIVALSVLINTLADILYAVLNPMVRMAHAHA, via the coding sequence ATGTGGCTCTTCGTTACCCGCCGACTGGCCGTTCTCCTGCTGACCTTGCTGGTGGTGTCGGTCTTCGCCTTTCTGATCCCCTATCTCAGCGATGGTGACCCGGCTCTGCTGGTCCTGCGCTCCCGTGTGGCCGATTTCCAGGTCGACCAGGCTGCGGTCGAGGCGCTGCGCCATCAGCTTGGGCTCGATCGCTCCCTGCTCGCGCAATATCTCGGCTGGCTCAATGCGGCGCTGCATGGCGATTTCGGCTATTCCTACACCAGCCGTGCTCCGGTGATCGACCAGATCGGCCGCTCCCTGCTCGTCTCGATCACGCTCGCAATGTCGGCGCTCGGCATCGCCATCGTCATCGCGGTGCCGCTGGGCACGGCGGCGGCGACGAGGCCGGGCGGACCCATCGACACCGCCGCGACCTTCATCACCCAGACCCTGGTCGCGATCCCCGAATACTGGATGGCGCCGATGGGCATCCTGGTGTTCGCGCTTTATCTCGGCTGGCTGCCTTCGGCGGGCTGGGACGGCATGTCGTCGCTGGTGCTCCCCGCGATGGTGCTGGCGCTGCGGCCTTTGGCCTATTTCACCAGGGTGACGCGCGCGGCGATGATCGACGTGCTGCAGGCGCCCTACATCACCGCCGCGCGCAGTCGGGGCCTGGGCATGACGCAGACGGTGCTGCGCCATGGCGTGCGCAACGGCGCCATTCCCGTGGTCACATTGTTTGCGCTCTGGCTCGCCGGTCTGCTCGGCGGCTCGGTCGTGGTCGAGGTCATCTTCGCCATCCCCGGCATGGGCCGATTGATCTACGAAGCGGTGATCAACAAGGATATTCCGGTCCTGCAGGCGAGTTTCGTCGCGATCGTCGCCCTGTCGGTGCTGATCAATACGCTCGCCGACATTCTCTACGCGGTGCTCAATCCGATGGTGAGGATGGCCCATGCACATGCCTGA
- a CDS encoding ABC transporter substrate-binding protein yields MITRVGCVASFLYTLGLAGAAFAQGGGKFVIAENFPPRAGFALETDDANVLSKAGCLEMLTRIDFDGKLKPSLATSWTQTAPDTWDFTLRKGVSFQDGQALTAANAAAALNAVLKVTAPARAFSPKLIKSVEAINDDTVRVTTPVASVLTPLRLAAANTGILSPAAYKDGKIDPVGTCTGPFVITRVNGQQGMSLKRNDKYWGGAVKLAEVEIKFIPDANVRATQVRTGEAHVGAAVPASTLATLKSTAGLKIESIATPRTSTLLINTKKAPLDNPKVRQALQMALDLQGIAASVYEGSVQPAVGPFAPAEPWAPKGAKPAAYDPKKAQALLAEAGIKPGSLTLDLFAYVEKIEFKDLAAILQDQFNAIGVKANIRVAEYKALEPDILAGKYDLALLSRSHMIDVADPAGYLQSDYGCGGGYNLSHYCNAKFDEKLAKVAGEADPAKRYAVYAELAQDLQNDAVNIFVIHEAGNDAYSAKVRNYKIHPLYQYTLTPELALE; encoded by the coding sequence ATGATTACGCGAGTAGGGTGTGTTGCATCCTTCCTCTATACTCTGGGCCTTGCGGGTGCGGCTTTCGCGCAGGGCGGCGGCAAATTCGTCATCGCCGAGAACTTCCCGCCGCGCGCCGGCTTCGCGCTCGAAACCGACGACGCCAACGTCCTCTCCAAGGCAGGCTGCCTGGAAATGCTGACGCGCATCGATTTCGACGGCAAGCTGAAACCTTCGCTCGCGACCTCGTGGACGCAAACCGCGCCCGATACCTGGGATTTCACCTTGCGCAAGGGCGTCAGCTTTCAGGACGGCCAGGCGCTGACGGCGGCAAACGCCGCTGCCGCGCTCAATGCGGTGCTCAAGGTCACGGCTCCGGCGCGCGCCTTTTCGCCCAAGCTGATCAAGTCGGTCGAGGCGATCAATGACGACACGGTGCGCGTGACCACGCCTGTCGCGTCCGTGCTGACGCCATTGCGGCTGGCTGCGGCCAATACCGGCATCCTGTCGCCGGCGGCCTATAAGGACGGTAAGATCGACCCTGTCGGCACCTGCACCGGCCCCTTCGTCATTACGCGCGTCAACGGCCAGCAAGGCATGTCGCTGAAGCGCAACGACAAATACTGGGGCGGGGCGGTCAAGCTGGCGGAGGTCGAGATCAAGTTCATCCCCGACGCCAATGTCCGCGCCACGCAGGTGCGCACCGGCGAGGCTCATGTCGGCGCAGCGGTCCCGGCCTCGACGCTGGCCACGCTGAAATCGACCGCTGGCCTCAAGATCGAGAGCATCGCCACGCCGCGCACCAGCACCTTGCTGATCAACACCAAGAAGGCGCCGCTCGACAATCCCAAGGTCCGCCAGGCCCTGCAGATGGCGCTCGATCTCCAGGGCATCGCGGCCAGCGTCTATGAAGGCTCGGTGCAGCCGGCTGTGGGCCCCTTCGCCCCGGCCGAACCCTGGGCTCCCAAGGGCGCCAAGCCTGCGGCTTATGATCCCAAGAAAGCGCAGGCCCTGTTGGCAGAAGCCGGCATCAAGCCGGGCTCGCTGACGCTCGATCTCTTCGCCTATGTCGAGAAGATCGAGTTCAAGGATCTCGCGGCGATCCTCCAGGACCAGTTCAACGCGATCGGCGTCAAGGCCAATATCCGCGTCGCCGAATACAAGGCGCTGGAGCCCGACATACTGGCGGGAAAATATGACCTGGCGCTGCTTTCGCGCAGCCACATGATCGATGTCGCCGATCCCGCGGGATATCTGCAGTCGGATTATGGCTGCGGCGGCGGATACAACCTGTCGCACTACTGCAATGCCAAGTTCGACGAGAAGCTCGCCAAGGTCGCTGGCGAGGCCGACCCCGCCAAGCGCTATGCCGTCTATGCGGAACTGGCTCAGGATTTGCAAAATGACGCGGTGAATATCTTCGTCATCCACGAGGCCGGCAACGACGCCTACAGTGCGAAAGTCCGCAACTACAAGATCCATCCGCTGTATCAGTACACGCTGACGCCCGAACTCGCACTCGAGTGA